A region from the Hydra vulgaris chromosome 08, alternate assembly HydraT2T_AEP genome encodes:
- the LOC136083761 gene encoding uncharacterized protein LOC136083761 — MGPKKNMCVFRGAAKNHLESNFALPLQVDNNCKNGQILFVFINNNESHQLTIEQVNKLYGFNICYSQTKFLVNVSKKWACNFLRDSKRFVDFCNEPFICQTTTLPATQSFQSTPNSSKIVSSLSVASSPKHNNILSLPNKRSPLLSRLRADQLTPRKKLLKRRLSVFATEIATEKQKHREDVKVLKEKIKTRPRLKHLKEAIARKEKTIRSLRNKLKVQRLNLQLNKLQISNFRLKKELQSIQTKLSTEEVILRQQLADKNVEISVLQNDMLVLQEKIEQMQQKIQSTRCKKVYSFDIRALIYDMLECQVPTHSVPQLLHKVGEYFGYRFSDIPHRKTVEQMMRELGIISELQAAEIAFSTKNLTLGFDATTQEGVHVNVVHLTTESSCLVVAIDQLAGGTAYDYMSHITKSVDNLAKLYNDFYQEQYTDVRSTIISNITNTMSDRVTVNHATVTKLNTFWQKSLNELNCHLHPLDTITSACKSSLQVLETLKGKLFGKDCFAANIVVQLNKLRYKDGKGDPKGFVTFLDEHGLPRGLIPRYRGNRLHILFHTCGILIHHYHKLQSFLFSGVVLCGGLRNSLFQDFTSETGIREMCALGLIGKLVTGPWMKKFYVVPGLDYLSGIQVIKNVCNALVESSTKALSLIHRKTDFFGGDLNDPVFQSLIDFCPRTDEMRDALASCLNAIISVIKRQYERQFTMTLTDQLKSQTLSARPHNIDCEELVGMFSAAKQKAPNATICYLSSKIRACKNKTTDFLSKKPTDIRNKLIAWSISSAGKKRLANIQCHEEMKAELIKRMGKKIQNKEEKERRKVEKILKKCMPLQVKQLFPDLENYETADIEDILNGDAVGRGICHMWYDADTKSQNMYYGRLLSIKKKKNAFYIVSYWKPNENEDDDAVEYDMSIYQLSADIISGDLILS; from the exons ATGGGTCCCAAAAAGAATATGTGTGTGTTTCGTGGTGCAGCAAAAAACCATTTAGAATCAAACTTTGCATTGCCTTTGCAGGTAGATAACAATTGTAAAAATGGGCAAATTCTGTTTGTATTCATCAACAATAATGAATCACATCAATTAACTATTGAGCAAGTCAATAAACTTTATGGCTTCAATATTTGCTATAGTCAAACTAAATTTCTTGTTAATGTATCAAAAAAATGggcttgcaattttttaagaGATTCGAAACGCTTTGTTGACTTCTGCAACGAGCCTTTCATTTGTCAAACAACAACATTGCCAGCAACACAATCATTTCAGTCAACCCCAAATTCAAGTAAAATTGTTTCATCTTTGTCAGTTGCCTCATCTCCTAagcataataatattttgtctttGCCGAATAAAAGAAGTCCTTTGTTATCCAGGTTAAGAGCTGACCAGTTGACaccaagaaaaaaacttttaaaacggaGATTAAGTGTTTTTGCGACTGAAATTGCTACCGAAAAACAAAAGCATAGAGAGGATGTAAAggtgttaaaagaaaaaattaaaactaggCCAAGATTAAAACATCTCAAAGAGGCTATTGCTCGCAAAGAAAAGACGATTCGAAGTTTGCGGAATAAATTAAAAGTCCAGCGTCTAAACTTACAGCTGAATAAgcttcaaatttcaaattttcgtttaaaaaaagagCTGCAATCCATCCAAACAAAGCTGTCTACTGAAGAAGTTATCTTACGTCAACAACTTGCTGACAAGAATGTAGAGATTAGTGTCCTGCAAAATGATATGCTTGTTTTACAGGAAAAGATAGAGCAAATGCAGCAGAAAATACAAAGCACCAGatgtaaaaaagtttactcATTTGATATTAGGGCACTTATCTATGACATGCTGGAATGTCAAGTTCCTACACACAGTGTGCCCCAACTTCTTCATAAAGTTGGAGAATATTTTGGGTATAGATTTAGTGACATTCCGCATCGCAAAACTGTGGAGCAGATGATGCGCGAGCTGGGTATTATTTCAGAACTCCAGGCTGCTGAGATAGCattctcaacaaaaaatttgactcTTGGTTTTGATGCCACAACCCAGGAGGGTGTTCATGTTAATGTTGTGCACTTAACAACTGAATCTTCATGCTTGGTTGTAGCCATTGATCAGCTTGCTGGTGGTACAGCTTATGACTATATGAGTCATATTACAAAGTCTGTGGATAATCTTGCTAAGTTGTATAATGACTTTTACCAGGAACAATATACTGATGTACGAAGCACCATTATCAGCAACATAACTAACACAATGAGTGACAGAGTGACAGTGAACCATGCAACTGTAACAAAGTTAAACACTTTTTGGCAGAAATCTCTTAATGAACTGAATTGTCACCTTCACCCATTGGATACAATCACTTCTGCTTGCAAGTCGTCACTACAAGTTTTGGAAACTTTAAAAGGGAAGCTTTTTGGTAAAGATTGTTTTGCAGCAAACATTGTTGTTCAGTTAAATAAACTCCGTTACAAAGATGGTAAAG gtgATCCAAAAGGCTTTGTCACCTTTTTGGACGAGCATGGTCTTCCTAGAGGACTTATACCACGCTATAGGGGAAATCGGTTGCACATACTTTTTCATACGTGTGGAATTTTAATACATCACTACCATAAACTTcagagttttcttttttctggAGTAGTGTTATGTGGAGGACTGAGAAATAGTCTTTTCCAAGACTTCACATCTGAAACAG gtatACGCGAGATGTGTGCCCTAGGTTTAATTGGAAAGTTAGTGACTGGTCCCTGGATGAAAAAATTCTATGTTGTACCAGGACTTGACTACTTGTCTGGCATCCAagtgataaaaaatgtttgcaatgcACTTGTTGAAAGCAGCACAAAGGCTCTTTCCCTTATTCACAGAAAAACAGACTTTTTTGGAGGTGATCTCAATGATCCAGTTTTTCAATCACTTATAGACTTTTGCCCAAGGACTGACGAAATGAGAGACGCATTAGCCAGCTGTCTAAATGCTATCATTAGTGTTATTAAGCGTCAGTATGAGCGACAGTTTACTATGACCTTAACTGACCAACTCAAGTCCCAGACATTATCAGCACGTCCACATAATATTGACTGTGAAGAACTTGTGGGTATGTTTAGTGCTGCAAAGCAAAAAGCTCCTAATGCCACAATTTGttatttgtcatcaaaaatTCGCGCATGCAAGAATAAGACAACTgattttctttctaaaaaaccAACTGATATACGAAATAAATTAATAGCCTGGTCTATCTCCTCAGCAGGTAAAAAGCGCTTAGCAAACATACAATGCCATGAAGAAATGAAGGCAGAATTGATTAAACGCATGggtaaaaagattcaaaataagGAAGagaaagaaagaagaaaagtggaaaaaatattaaaaaaatgcatgcCTCTACAGGTAAAACAACTCTTCCCAGATCTGGAAAATTATGAAACTGCAGATATTGAAGACATTCTCAATGGAGATGCTGTTGGAAGAGGTATATGCCACATGTGGTATGATGCTGACACAAAAAGCCAAAATATGTACTATGGCAGGCTtcttagcattaaaaaaaaaaaaaatgctttctaTATAGTTTCCTATTGGAAACCAAATGAAAACGAGGATGATGATGCTGTTGAATACGATATGAGCATATATCAATTATCTGCAGACATCATAAGCGGTGATTTGATATTATCATAA